A genomic segment from Coccinella septempunctata chromosome 3, icCocSept1.1, whole genome shotgun sequence encodes:
- the LOC123310130 gene encoding histidine-rich glycoprotein-like — protein sequence MVTASKGIFVVALIVLVAVCATNGREIRRDKREVFDLEPAESKHYKKGGGKEHHSEHHDSHGEKGDKGYKGHHSHEKGEKGHHDKEDHNKHYEEHGGHKKKHHHDDGYYGEHHKGEKGEKGHKFGEKGSYKKGHSTHGGHDVHKLDEFKKEKHFYDEDHDEGHHSKHGGFHHEDGYKKGGHKKGGHKKGGHHEDHYGKKGHHEHGSHYHDEKGHKDAGGHDEHWHHDSKYGKKGGHDDHKKWGYEKHDKH from the coding sequence ATGGTGACGGCTAGTAAAGGAATTTTTGTCGTAGCTTTAATAGTGTTAGTAGCAGTTTGTGCGACTAATGGCAGAGAGATTAGAAGGGATAAACGCGAAGTTTTCGATTTAGAACCAGCGGAATCCAAACATTACAAGAAAGGTGGTGGTAAGGAGCATCACTCCGAACACCATGACAGCCATGGCGAAAAGGGTGATAAGGGCTATAAAGGCCACCATTCTCACGAAAAAGGCGAAAAAGGCCATCATGACAAAGAAGACCACAACAAACACTACGAAGAGCACGGTGGGCACAAGAAAAAGCACCACCACGACGACGGCTACTACGGCGAACATCACAAGGGCGAAAAGGGAGAGAAAGGTCATAAATTCGGCGAGAAAGGCTCCTACAAGAAAGGGCACAGCACACATGGAGGTCACGATGTCCACAAATTAGAcgaattcaaaaaagaaaaacactTTTACGATGAAGATCATGACGAAGGCCACCACTCTAAACACGGTGGTTTCCACCACGAAGATGGATACAAGAAGGGAGGTCATAAGAAGGGCGGACACAAGAAGGGCGGTCACCATGAAGATCATTATGGTAAAAAGGGTCATCATGAGCATGGTTCGCACTATCATGATGAGAAGGGGCACAAAGACGCAGGCGGTCATGATGAACACTGGCACCACGACTCCAAGTACGGTAAAAAGGGTGGTCACGATGATCACAAAAAGTGGGGATATGAAAAACATGACAAGCACTGA